The Sulfurospirillum diekertiae genomic sequence TTGAAGAGATGGGTCTTCGTGTTATCGCTCAATGGAGTGGTGATGCTACCTATAAAGAGTTAACTATTGCTCCAAAAGCGAAAATCAACCTTCTACACTGCTACAGAAGTATGAACTACGTTGTTCGTCACATGGAGCAAGAATTTGGTGTGCCTTGGATGGAATATAACTTCTTTGGTCCAAGTAAAACAACAGAGAGCTTACGCAAAATTGCAGCATTCTTTGATGAGACAATTCAAGCTAAAACTGAAGCGGTTATCGCTAAATATACTGAGATGACTGATAAAGTCATTGCAAAGTATCGCCCGAAATTAGAAGGCAAGACCGTCATGTTGTATGTCGGTGGATTACGTCCTCGCCACGTTATCGGTGCTTACGAAGATTTGGGAATGAAAATTATCGGTACAGGTTATGAGTTCGGACATGGTGATGACTATAAACGTACCAAAGATGAGCTTAGTGGCTCAACCTTGATCTATGACGATACGAACGAGTACGAATTAGAGCAATTTGTCAAAAGACTTAAACCTGATCTTGTAGCCAGCGGTGTAAAAGAGAAGTACGTTTTCCAAAAAATGGGTTTACCATTTAGACAAATGCACTCTTGGGATTATAGTGGTCCGTATCATGGATACGATGCCTTTGCAATTTTTGCAAAAGACATGGATTTGGCGTTGAACTCCCCAGTATGGGCTCACACCAAAGCACCATGGGAATCTAACTAAGGAGAGCACAATGCAAGACGTAGAAAACATAGTAAATGGGCAGAAGCTCTTTTTAAAACCAGAGTATCAAGATGTTTTTAAAAATAAAAAGCAATTTGAAAGCAGTGCGGGTTCAACTAACCCTGAAAAAGTAATCGAAGTTGCTAAGTGGACAACGACATGGGAATACCGTGAAAAAAACTTAGCACGTGAGCACATCACGATTAACCCAGCCAAAGCGTGTCAACCTTTGGGCGCTGTTATGGCTGCCCTTGGGTTTGAAAACACTATGCCGTATGTTCATGGAAGTCACGGTTGTGTGGCTTACTTTAGAAGCTACTTTACACGTCACTTTAAAGAGCCAACACCCTGTGTTTCAGACTCTATGAGTGAAAGTGCAGCGGTTTTCGGTGGTTTGGCAAATATGAAAGAGGGTTTACGTAACTGTAAAGCACTTTACAAACCAGATATGATCGCCGTTTCTACGACATGTATGGCAGAAGTTATTGGTGATGACCTCAATGCGTTTGTGATCGGTGCTCGCAAAGATGCTGAGGGTGAACTTGATGGTACTCCGATTCCAGCGGCACACACTCCATCATTTGCAGGTAGCCACGTTACAGGTTATGACAATATGATGAACGCCATTTTACAAGAGCTCAATCCTGTTGAAGGTCGTGAGATCGTAAAAGATAGCGAGTGCATCAATATCATTCCTGGTTTTGAACCATACCTTGGAAGCTTGAAAGAAATTAAGAAAATGGCTGCTATGTTTAGCGACAAAATCGTTATGATCGGTGACCATGAAGATCAATGGAATACACCAGCAGGCGAGTATAAACTCTATGCAGGTGGCACACCTTTAGCCGTTGCAAAAACAGCAAGCAGTGCAAAAGCGACTATTTCACTTCAAAAGTACTCTACAATTGCTACTGCGAAGATGATAAAAAATGATTGGAAACAAACATATGCTACATGTAATCCAATCGGTTTAGGTGGAACAGATGAGTTTGTAATGAAACTCAGTGAACTTACAGGCAAACCCGTTCCTGCTGAGCTTACAAAACTTCGCGGTCAACTTGTCGATGCGATGCAAGACAGTTATCCGTATATGCACGGCAAAAAATTTGCTATCTGGGGAGATCCTGACTTCTTGTTAGGTGTTGTCTCTTTCTTGGTTGAGATGGGTGCTATCCCTGTACACGTTCTTTGTCATAATGCGCCTCGTAAAAACTGGGAAAAAGAGATGCAAGCGATCCTTGACAAATGTACATTCAAAGAAGAATGCCACATTTGGATGGGAAAAGATCTATGGCATTTAAGAAGCCTTATTTTCACTGAGCCAGTAGATTTCATGATCGGTAACGTTTATGGTAAAGAGTTGTATCGTGATACAAAAGTACCTCTTATCCGTATCGGTTTCCCAATCTTCGATAGACACCACTTACATAGATACTCTATCAGTGGTTACGAAGGTGCGCTTAATCTTTTAACTTGGATTACCAACTCCGTCCTAGACGCGTTGGATGAAGAGACAAAAGATATCGCAAAAACAGATTTCTTCTTCGACTGCGTAAGATAGTCACTTAAGTTGAGGGCTTCGGCTCTCTTCTTCTTTTATTTTCCGCCTTTTCCTCCTCCGCCACCACCTTTACCATTTCCGCCTTTTCCACTTCCATTGCATGCGCCAGCAGAAGCGTTCGAACTGTTCCCATTGGCATTTCTTCCCGTAAGAGTATTGATCTGTTGTATTTGAATTTCTTCACGTTTTTCAGCACTTAGCTCGGACATCAGTTGCTCTCTCTTAGCCTCATTTTCAACTCTAGTACGTTCTTTAATCGCCTGAATATAGCGGTGTCGGTACTGTCGTGGTGCAGAGTGCATTTGAGTGGTGAGCTCTTCCATATTTTGTGTTTTTTGTATCTCTTGTGTAATATCATTATCATCAAGGGCATAAAGCTGCAACGTAACTAGAGCAAGCAGTATGGTATGTTTCATGCCATTTTCTCTTTAGAAAAAAGAAGTGTAATCGATGTTCCTGTCTCAGCATTACTTTCAAGGGAAATTTTAATGGCTAATATATCACAGAGTTTTTTTACGATATTGAGCCCTAGTCCTAGCCCTTTTTCGTTCTCTTTATAGTATCGATCGTAAACAAGGCGACAGTTTTTAATACCAATCCCTGTATCACTGATGTTGACACTATTCTCTTTATTACTCAGTTTTACGGAACCATTTTTGCGATTGTACTTGCAGGCATTGGAGATGAGATTGTCAAAAATGCGTGCAATCGAATCAGGGTCACTATGAATGATGCAAGGTTCTGTTTCAAAAATAAAAGTCAGTTTTGGGTAGAGTTTTTGATAGAGTTTAGCCCTTACATGTAAAAGTTTTTCAAGATCAACATCACCTTTTTTAGGGATAAATCCTTGGTGTAAAATTTCTAAATTTCGGTACAAAGAGGCGATGGTTTTTGCTGCGAGTTCTATACGCTCTAAGGCTTCAGAAGGAGCTGTCTTTGCAATGGATTTTGTATTGAGAAGAATGGACGTTATGGGCGTGTTGAGATCGTGAATCATATCTTTAAAAAAACTCTCTAAAAGATAGAGCGCATGCCTAAGGGGATAGAGTGCATAAAACGAATAAAAAAGTGAGAAGGCGATGATGGCACATAAGAGGGCACTATAGATTAAGAGAACTTTGTTTATAAGAAGATGCAGTTGTGTCTTATACTCCTTGTCAGATATAATGACTTTGAACATAGAATTTTTTGTGCTTGGAATTGCAAAATAACCGCACATTCCACGATCGCAAGGCTGTAAATTGAGCTCATCTACGGTGTTATCGTAAGGGATGACATCAACCTCGAAGGTATAATTTTGAAAATCATACGTAAATGATTTCATTTTTGAAAAAATCTGCTCTTCCATAATATGTTTTTGTTCGCTGTAATAAAAAGAGGCAACCAGAGTGGTAAGCAGCATTAATGTGGCAAAGAAAATACCAAATGTTTTAAAAAAAGCCTCTTTCTCATATTTTTTCAAGACGGTATCCTATCCCTTTGATATTGATGATTTGCAGGGAAAAACGCTGTTTGAGTTTAGTGATATGCACACGCAAGGCACTATCGCTAGGTTTTTCCATTACATCAAAAAATTGCTCTTTGAGAACGGTTTGGTTAAGATTTCGCAGGAGTAGATCAAAGATTTCTTTCTCAACAGAGCCCAAATCTACCTCTTTATCCTGTTGAAAGATGCGTTTATTGAGAAGATCGTAGGTGATTGAACCATACGCTAAAAGGGGATTTTTTTTCAGAATATGGGCTTTAATACGCACTAAAAGCTCATCAAACTCAAACGGTTTTTTGATGTAGTCATCACATGCACTATCAAACGCTTTGGTGATGGTTTGAATGTCTTTATAAGCACTGATAAAAAAAGCGGGTGTTGTATCGCCACTTTCACGTAGAAGTTTAAGCAGATCAAGACCGTTAAGTAGGGGGACATTGATGTCAAAAAGATAAAGATCAAACGAGTTTTCATACGAATAGGTGAGTGCTTCTTCACCATCACTAGCATGCACCACTTCAAAACCTTCACCCATAAGTAGACTTTTGAGGGTCTCACTTAAAAGGTAGTCATCCTCAAGCAGTAATATTTTTGACATAGCTCTCTCCTTATGCTAAGAATAGCAAATATCTGTTAATGAAGTGTTAAAGTAAAAAAAAATTTGTCCTTAACAGTTTATTAACACTTTCTTCGTATAGTTTCAATATACATATCAACAAGGAGTCAAAGATGAAAAAGAGTCTATTCGTGTGGATGGTTTTAGGTGTCGTTGCCTTTGCCACAGACTATTCAGCCATGAGCGCAACTGAGCTAAACGCTATGAGAGGAACAGTTCCAGTAGAAGATAGACCCGCTTTTCAAGCGGCAATGCAAGAAAAAATGCAAACGATGAGTCAAGAAGAGCGTCAAGCTTTCACGCAAGCTCGTACTTCTAACCCAACAACTGGCACTATGGGGGCAAATACAGGTGGTATGAATGGTGCTGGTGCTGGCGCCGGTATGGGCAATGGTGGTGGCATGGGAATGGGCGGCAATGGTGGCATGGGTGGTGGAAAAGGCGGTGGTCGAGGAGGACGATAACACTCTGATCTGTTAGAGAGCTTCGGCTCTCTTTTCTTTTGTTTTTGATTTGTTTCTAATCCTATTCTTCAATCAATCCTAAATCCAAACTGTGATAAGATAACTTCCACAATTTTACCTCTACACGTGTAAAAACAAAGGAAATTTTTTATGGGAAATAGTGACGATCTAAAACAGACCAACAAGCTTGTTCTTCGTAATTTGGAACTGGAAGATTACGAACAGGTTAAAAGGATTATGGATAGAGTTTATCCGACATTGGGTGGATGGACACCTCTTGAATTTAAAGCACAACTAGCGACATTCCCTGAAGGGCAAATCTGCATCGAAGATGATGGCAAAGTCATTGCCGCAGCTCAGAGCTTGATCGTTGATTACGATAAATTTGGCGATCGCCATACGTACAATCAAATCACAGCTAACGGTCTTATCACAACGCATGATCCTAAAGGCAATACGCTTTATGGCTTAGACATTTATGTCGATCCAGATTATCAAGGGCTTAGGCTTGGACGTAGGCTTTACGATGCACGTAAAGAGCTCTGCTATAGGCTTAATTTAAAGCGTATTATCGCAGGGGGGCGTATTCCTGGATATGCGGCACATGCCCATGAGATGACGCCTTCCAAATACATTGATCTTGTTAAAGACAAAGAGCTGAGAGACCACGTTTTAGGCTTTCAACTGGCCAATGACTTTCATGTCAGGCGTGTGTTAAAAGGCTACCTCAAAGGGGACGCGGCATCTCGTGAGTACGCGACACTGTTAGAATGGAGTAATGTGGATTATGAAGAGCCGCATACCAACCCAACGGTGAACCGCGGTATCGTGCGTGTGGGCATTGTGCAGTGGCAGATGCGTAGCGTTAAAAGTGTCGAAGAGTTTTTGGATCAAGTCGAGTTTTTTGTGGATGCGATGGCGGGGTATAATGCCGATTTTGTCCTCTTCCCTGAATTTTTCAATGCGCCCCTGATGGCTTTGCGCTCCGATGAAAATCCTGAAACGGCGATTCGTACCGTTGCGGCGCATACGGACACGTTAGTCGAAAAAATAGGGCAATTTGCGGTGCGCTATAACATCAACATCATCGCAGGCAGTATGCCCGAATATGATGGCAATACGCTCTACAATGCAAGTTATTTGTGCCGTCGTGATGGTACGAAAGACTCGCAGAAAAAATTGCACATCACGCCCGATGAAGAGGCGTACTGGGGTATGCATGGCGGCGATAAACTCTGTGTGTTTGAAACCGATGTGGGACGCGTGGGCATTTTGGTTTGTTATGACGTCGAATACCCCGAACTTCCACGTCTTTTAGCCGATCAAGGCATTGATATTCTCTTTGTTCCCTACTGGACAGACACCAAAAACAGTTACTTACGCGTACGTCGTTGCGCGCAAGCTAGAGCCATCGAAAACGAGTGTTATGTTGCCATCTCTGGCAGTGTAGGAACCCTTCCTCGGGTTGAAAATATGGACATTCAGTACTCCCAATCCGCGGTCTTTAGCCCGTCCGATTTTGCGTTTCCACACGATGCCACCATCGCTGAAGCAACGCCAAATACGGAGATGACCTTGGTTGCCGATCTTGATTTGAGTCTTTTAAAAGAGATTCGTGAACGAGGTAGTGTCCGTAATTTACATGCACGTCGCACGGATTTGTACAGTTTGCGTTGGAAAGGCGACAAAGATGATTTTGTTGTCGTTAGTGGCTAGGTGATACGCCTTTTGAGTGATGGCAGCGTCAATACCCAAACCCACGTTGGGTTTGGCGCGTATCTCATTGTCCCTGAAAATACACCTTTAGAAGCGTTTGAGACTTTACATGTAAAGGTTAAAAAATTTACGCAAACTTCATCAACGAAGC encodes the following:
- a CDS encoding sensor histidine kinase; this translates as MKKYEKEAFFKTFGIFFATLMLLTTLVASFYYSEQKHIMEEQIFSKMKSFTYDFQNYTFEVDVIPYDNTVDELNLQPCDRGMCGYFAIPSTKNSMFKVIISDKEYKTQLHLLINKVLLIYSALLCAIIAFSLFYSFYALYPLRHALYLLESFFKDMIHDLNTPITSILLNTKSIAKTAPSEALERIELAAKTIASLYRNLEILHQGFIPKKGDVDLEKLLHVRAKLYQKLYPKLTFIFETEPCIIHSDPDSIARIFDNLISNACKYNRKNGSVKLSNKENSVNISDTGIGIKNCRLVYDRYYKENEKGLGLGLNIVKKLCDILAIKISLESNAETGTSITLLFSKEKMA
- a CDS encoding bifunctional GNAT family N-acetyltransferase/carbon-nitrogen hydrolase family protein — translated: MGNSDDLKQTNKLVLRNLELEDYEQVKRIMDRVYPTLGGWTPLEFKAQLATFPEGQICIEDDGKVIAAAQSLIVDYDKFGDRHTYNQITANGLITTHDPKGNTLYGLDIYVDPDYQGLRLGRRLYDARKELCYRLNLKRIIAGGRIPGYAAHAHEMTPSKYIDLVKDKELRDHVLGFQLANDFHVRRVLKGYLKGDAASREYATLLEWSNVDYEEPHTNPTVNRGIVRVGIVQWQMRSVKSVEEFLDQVEFFVDAMAGYNADFVLFPEFFNAPLMALRSDENPETAIRTVAAHTDTLVEKIGQFAVRYNINIIAGSMPEYDGNTLYNASYLCRRDGTKDSQKKLHITPDEEAYWGMHGGDKLCVFETDVGRVGILVCYDVEYPELPRLLADQGIDILFVPYWTDTKNSYLRVRRCAQARAIENECYVAISGSVGTLPRVENMDIQYSQSAVFSPSDFAFPHDATIAEATPNTEMTLVADLDLSLLKEIRERGSVRNLHARRTDLYSLRWKGDKDDFVVVSG
- the nifK gene encoding nitrogenase molybdenum-iron protein subunit beta, which encodes MQDVENIVNGQKLFLKPEYQDVFKNKKQFESSAGSTNPEKVIEVAKWTTTWEYREKNLAREHITINPAKACQPLGAVMAALGFENTMPYVHGSHGCVAYFRSYFTRHFKEPTPCVSDSMSESAAVFGGLANMKEGLRNCKALYKPDMIAVSTTCMAEVIGDDLNAFVIGARKDAEGELDGTPIPAAHTPSFAGSHVTGYDNMMNAILQELNPVEGREIVKDSECINIIPGFEPYLGSLKEIKKMAAMFSDKIVMIGDHEDQWNTPAGEYKLYAGGTPLAVAKTASSAKATISLQKYSTIATAKMIKNDWKQTYATCNPIGLGGTDEFVMKLSELTGKPVPAELTKLRGQLVDAMQDSYPYMHGKKFAIWGDPDFLLGVVSFLVEMGAIPVHVLCHNAPRKNWEKEMQAILDKCTFKEECHIWMGKDLWHLRSLIFTEPVDFMIGNVYGKELYRDTKVPLIRIGFPIFDRHHLHRYSISGYEGALNLLTWITNSVLDALDEETKDIAKTDFFFDCVR
- a CDS encoding DUF1104 domain-containing protein; its protein translation is MKKSLFVWMVLGVVAFATDYSAMSATELNAMRGTVPVEDRPAFQAAMQEKMQTMSQEERQAFTQARTSNPTTGTMGANTGGMNGAGAGAGMGNGGGMGMGGNGGMGGGKGGGRGGR
- a CDS encoding response regulator transcription factor, encoding MSKILLLEDDYLLSETLKSLLMGEGFEVVHASDGEEALTYSYENSFDLYLFDINVPLLNGLDLLKLLRESGDTTPAFFISAYKDIQTITKAFDSACDDYIKKPFEFDELLVRIKAHILKKNPLLAYGSITYDLLNKRIFQQDKEVDLGSVEKEIFDLLLRNLNQTVLKEQFFDVMEKPSDSALRVHITKLKQRFSLQIINIKGIGYRLEKI